From Candidatus Nomurabacteria bacterium, the proteins below share one genomic window:
- the rpmH gene encoding 50S ribosomal protein L34 encodes MKRTYQPKQLKRIRKFGFRARMKTKGGRKVLASRRDKGRKALSATEEYTLLRKKPKAKMR; translated from the coding sequence ATGAAAAGAACCTATCAACCAAAGCAATTAAAAAGGATTCGAAAGTTTGGTTTTAGAGCCAGAATGAAGACCAAGGGTGGACGAAAAGTCCTTGCCAGTAGAAGGGATAAGGGTAGAAAAGCTCTATCCGCTACAGAAGAGTATACCTTACTCCGAAAGAAACCTAAGGCAAAAATGCGCTAG